A portion of the Girardinichthys multiradiatus isolate DD_20200921_A chromosome 23, DD_fGirMul_XY1, whole genome shotgun sequence genome contains these proteins:
- the tbc1d10c gene encoding ecotropic viral integration site 5 ortholog, with protein sequence MLKQSSQAQKHLSKEDNSGSDAGSEVSLEPETDRFGFILTNGSTAGSVGPSPEVVRQREAKWINIMSQWDFILSKKSSKVKLQCQKGIPASLRAKCWPLLCGATDRMAQNKKLYEFLDSQPGLQSWVDIIERDLDRQFPFHEMFLSKDGHGQRGLFRVLKAYTQFQPEEGYCQAQGPVAAVLLMNMPAEEAFWCLVQISEQYLPGYYSPLLEGVLFDAAILSWVLKKMCPAIHKHLQQHGVEPLMFATDWLMCLFTRHLPFNTLLRVWDLFFCYGVKVLLQVAVVLVRCVLGRAEQRKQCAGQMETLERLRGVREHVQEEEESFIAEVCAVPLSGKDLKRRMEKELQRWRTDKPSSTFDPRGRCYGYRMACLRVRQWEEERERKEREKGNLSVPLARSASTLSLSPSLLHKKFRRGKVNAGESGNKVARHLSIEAKEDWKSWSDLDFKKIQGVQEEDVVSDGHKTETETKLEEENEQEENKNSPTDHKENTVRVEEQHEPLEAGISEKDESKEMGESKIVLEKTGQFQSVENNSQTAEDSSQCEEKEKPNQPEVLEEENHKSNEEESGAAEINGTENRKDLQNMGQSHVLEEQSNKNEEESGDTQINKETENSEKLEHLGQSHVLEEQSNEEESEATDMHEEAENPAAENKNKTTVEKNHTEIQRENTDTNTEVQIHIHTESWEEPTTQAGMKPEASTETENSQPLQMDAANKVSETRSETNQDSESHRDLDPKTDTQEGQEEVITETQEKCYSNESFIEKEKAESHTQTETETDVLAENAAVQDDLNIKLIQTEPEELTEEQSQIPSAPESTYQQEEMEIKTMAVGGTAQEIEDIMPKHLDTQSEECVSDQINSEESQKNNQTYEEAAECASSAEKEEILTQDESVKSDKIQISTSDIQAPEQSASGTVEDAESTENVPESKAGEENVLISPGPTSEPNSDSYKDIQEKINQDAKDLAELSDSSQKQTSVRRSSRSSGDFCLRKSSSSRGSKLTRRLSEDLFSYPEKTNQSHFSPSQPESEPKEVKSEQSVSEVADDAAVPQQEQQPDTSKRFRLFRKLKGEQPKKAKPNKKPKMQVPKILIQDFSDMTPADEPVQDDPEEKLSSRERRRRRREEERKEKEEEKLKKKKEKEQERERRKPQTRGKSFQAQREKVSDGVAQSAKTGSQILRHSDSYAECYF encoded by the exons GAGTGTTGGCCCATCCCCTGAGGTGGTCAGGCAGCGGGAGGCCAAATGGATCAACATCATGAGCCAATGGGACTTCATCTTGTCTAAGAAGAGCAGCAAG GTCAAGCTTCAGTGCCAGAAAGGAATCCCTGCTTCACTCCGAGCGAAATGCTGGCCTCTGCTGTGCGGAGCAACGGACAGAAtggcacaaaataaaaaactctaTGAG TTTCTAGACTCACAGCCAGGCCTGCAGAGCTGGGTGGATATAATCGAGAGGGACCTAGATCGACAGTTCCCCTTCCACGAGATGTTCCTCTCTAAAGACGGACACGG gcaGCGGGGCTTGTTCCGGGTGTTGAAAGCTTACACTCAGTTCCAACCAGAGGAAGGTTATTGCCAGGCTCAGGGGCCGGTGGCTGCGGTGCTTCTGATGAACATGCCTGCTGAG GAGGCCTTCTGGTGTTTGGTTCAGATCAGTGAGCAGTACCTGCCTGGATACTACAGTCCTCTGCTG GAGGGAGTCCTGTTTGACGCGGCCATCCTTTCCTGGGTCTTGAAGAAGATGTGCCCGGCTATACACAAACATCTCCAGCAGCATGGGGTGGAGCCACTCATGTTCGCCACCGACTGGTTAATGTGTCTGTTCACACGTCACCTGCCATTTAACACACTTCTCCGAGtctgggacctcttcttctgctATG GTGTGAAGGTGCTGCTCCAGGTGGCGGTGGTGCTGGTGCGGTGCGTCCTGGGTCGGGCCGAGCAGAGGAAGCAGTGCGCAGGCCAGATGGAGACTCTGGAAAGGCTGAGGGGTGTCAGGGAACATgttcaggaggaggaggagtcatTCATAGCAGAG GTTTGCGCCGTGCCACTCTCAGGTAAAGACCTGAAGAGGCGGATGGAGAAGGAGTTGCAAAGGTGGAGGACAGACAAACCTTCGTCTACATTCGACCCCCGGGGTCGCTGCTATGGGTATCGGATGGCGTGTTTGAGAGTTCGACAGTGGGAGGAAGAACGTGAGAGGAAGGAAAGAGAAAAGGGGAATCTGTCTGTCCCTCTTGCTCGTTCTGCCTCTACTCTTTCGCTGTCACCTTCCCTCCTTCACAAGAAGTTTAGGAGAGGAAAAGTCAATGCTGGCGAGAGTGGCAATAAAGTTGCAAGGCATCTTTCAATAGAAGCAAAGGAGGATTGGAAAAGCTGGagtgatttagattttaaaaagattCAAGGTGTCCAAGAAGAAGACGTAGTTTCAGATGGacataaaacagaaactgagacaaaacttgaagaagaaaatgaacaagaagaaaacaaaaactcaccaaCAGACCACAAAGAAAATACAGTAAGAGTAGAAGAACAGCATGAGCCTTTGGAAGCAGGAATATCTGAAAAGGATGAAAGCAAAGAGATGGGAGAAAGCAAAATAGTTTTAGAAAAGACAGGGCAGTTTCAATCGGTTGAAAATAATTCCCAAACTGCAGAAGACTCATCTCAATGTGAGGAGAAAGAAAAGCCAAACCAACCAGAAGTTCTGGAGGAGGAGAATCACAAAAGCAATGAGGAGGAGAGCGGGGCAGCAGAAATTAATGGGACTGAGAACCGAAAAGATCTACAGAATATGGGCCAATCACATGTTCTGGAAgaacaaagtaacaaaaacgAGGAGGAGAGTGGGGATACACAAATAAATAAGGAGACAGAGAACTCAGAAAAGCTGGAACATCTGGGCCAATCACATGTTCTAGAAGAACAAAGCAATGAGGAGGAGAGTGAGGCAACAGATATGCATGAGGAAGCAGAGAACCCtgcagcagaaaataaaaacaagaccaCCGTGGAGAAAAATCACACAGAGATTCAGAGagaaaacacagacacaaacacagaggTTCAGATTCATATTCACACAGAATCATGGGAGGAGCCAACCACACAAGCTGGCATGAAACCAGAGGCTAGTACAGAAACTGAAAACTCACAACCGCTGCAGATGGACGCGGCCAACAAGGTCTCAGAGACGAGAAGTGAGACAAACCAGGACTCAGAATCTCATCGAGACCTGGATCCTAAAACTGACACACAAGAGGGGCAAGAAGAAGTGATCACAGAGACACAGGAAAAATGCTACAGCAATGAATCAttcatagaaaaagaaaaagcagagtCCCACACccagacagagacagaaactGATGTCCTGGCAGAAAATGCAGCCGTGCAGGACGACCTAAATATTAAACTAATACAAACTGAGCCAGAAGAACTGACAGAGGAACAATCACAGATACCATCTGCACCTGAAAGCACCTATCAACAGGAGGAGATGGAAATAAAGACCATGGCAGTAGGTGGCACTGCACAGGAAATAGAGGACATAATGCCAAAACATCTAGATACACAAAGCGAGGAATGTGTTTCTGATCAAATAAATTCAGAGgaatcacaaaaaaacaatcagacATACGAGGAGGCTGCCGAGTGTGCATCATCTGCAGAAAAAGAGGAGATTTTAACACAGGATGAGTCAGTGAAGTCTGATAAGATACAAATAAGCACTTCTGACATTCAAGCACCCGAACAGTCAGCATCAGGTACTGTGGAGGATGCAGAAAGCACAGAAAATGTTCCAGAAAGCAAAGCAGGAGAGGAAAATGTCTTAATTTCTCCTGGACCAACAAGTGAACCAAATTCTGACAGCTACAAAGATATCCAAGAAAAAATTAATCAGGATGCAAAAGACCTTGCTGAACTCAGTGACAGCAGCCAGAAGCAAACATCTGTACGCCGCAGTAGTCGCTCCTCTGGTGATTTCTGTCTGCGGAAGTCCTCCAGCTCACGTGGCTCCAAGTTAACACGCAGACTTTCAGAGGATCTCTTCAGCTATCCTGAAAAAACTAACCAATCCCACTTCAGCCCTAGTCAACCAGAATCAGAACCGAAAGAAGTAAAATCAGAGCAATCTGTTTCTGAAGTGGCTGATGATGCGGCGGTGCCGCAGCAGGAGCAACAGCCCGACACCTCCAAGCGCTTCAGGCTCTTCCGCAAACTAAAAGGAGAGCAACCCAAAAAGGCCAAGCCGAATAAGAAACCCAAAATGCAGGTACCCAAAATCTTGATTCAGGACTTCAGCGACATGACGCCAGCAGATGAGCCAGTCCAGGATGACCCGGAGGAGAAGCTGAGCtccagggagaggaggaggaggcggagggaggaggagagaaaggaaaaggaggaggagaagctgaaaaagaaaaaagagaaggaacaagagagagagaggaggaaacCACAAACCAGGGGCAAAAGTTTTCAAGCCCAGAGGGAGAAAGTTAGCGACGGTGTTGCTCAGTCTGCAAAGACGGGCTCACAGATCCTCAGACATTCTGATTCTTATGCTGAATGTTACTTTTAA